Proteins encoded together in one Myxococcales bacterium window:
- a CDS encoding DUF971 domain-containing protein gives MDDASAIRPIRIEQAGPSELRITWSDERESRYAVRQLRLACACANCVDEWSGEPRLDVTSVPEDVHPLKIQPVGRYAI, from the coding sequence ATGGACGACGCCTCGGCGATCAGGCCGATCCGAATCGAACAAGCGGGCCCCAGCGAGCTCAGGATCACGTGGTCCGACGAGCGGGAAAGCCGATACGCGGTTCGACAGCTTCGGCTCGCCTGTGCGTGCGCTAACTGCGTCGACGAGTGGTCGGGCGAACCCCGTCTGGACGTCACGTCGGTGCCAGAGGATGTCCACCCGCTGAAGATCCAACCCGTCGGTCGCTACGCGATCCA
- the npdG gene encoding NADPH-dependent F420 reductase, with product MAILGGTGEQGLGLALRFATAGRPVWIGSRSIERANAAAERVRAAVPGAEISGGENPEACRGAQVIILSVAFEHTASTVKTIRDSLIEGQIVVSMGVPLASSAGGPATQTIGVWQGSCAEMVAAGLPKGVHTVSAFQNVAAHRLHNLDRPVECDVVVSGAERPRKRIMALCELVPGLRGIDGGPLANARITESITALLIGLNIRYRVSDGTGIRFTGLPGGDS from the coding sequence ATCGCGATTCTGGGCGGCACCGGTGAACAGGGGCTGGGGCTCGCGCTGCGATTTGCAACGGCGGGCCGCCCCGTCTGGATCGGCTCTCGAAGCATCGAACGCGCAAACGCCGCGGCAGAGCGTGTCCGCGCGGCGGTTCCCGGTGCCGAGATCTCGGGGGGCGAAAATCCCGAGGCGTGTCGCGGCGCACAGGTGATCATCCTCTCGGTCGCGTTCGAACACACCGCGAGTACCGTCAAGACGATCCGAGACTCCCTGATCGAGGGCCAGATCGTGGTGTCGATGGGCGTTCCGCTGGCCTCGTCGGCGGGAGGTCCGGCAACCCAGACGATCGGGGTCTGGCAGGGCTCCTGCGCGGAAATGGTTGCCGCGGGGCTGCCGAAGGGCGTGCACACCGTCTCGGCGTTTCAGAACGTCGCCGCCCATCGCCTCCACAACCTGGATCGACCCGTCGAATGCGATGTGGTGGTTTCGGGTGCGGAGCGGCCGCGCAAGCGGATCATGGCGCTTTGTGAACTCGTGCCGGGCCTGCGCGGGATCGATGGGGGCCCCCTCGCCAATGCGCGAATCACAGAATCGATCACCGCTTTGCTGATCGGATTGAACATCCGCTACCGGGTTTCGGATGGCACCGGAATCCGTTTCACGGGCCTTCCGGGCGGCGATTCCTGA